A part of Rhinoderma darwinii isolate aRhiDar2 chromosome 1, aRhiDar2.hap1, whole genome shotgun sequence genomic DNA contains:
- the LOC142743580 gene encoding uncharacterized protein LOC142743580, which translates to MPRQMDVGKLIRLVQERPEVWNTHAESYHDRTLKEAAWEQIAEALFEQEWADSRTRDRLQIVDDVKRRWRSSRDQFRREHGSGARSGDGGPQKRRYMYYDQLLFLREIMDMRPTSDTLDASEEEARPQCSQASEAAAPLVALTPEATREDPGPVASAPEAGQPDQVAPRQAAPRRRRPGNPPAAAQVDARVLEYLRRAADEDQHDFFCRSMAPLMRRVPEDRLVRLQINMLSLIDCATPPLSPGRCFTSLEHWRSVYMPSARAHVPRPSQPAPVFSQMAQYPPAPRYLSPAPMPGPVHHFPQYSIPGPSLQAHMQPQGYHPQYQPQYAVQEQAPQGRGQQSGAERSGYSSPTHAYQNL; encoded by the exons ATGCCTCGGCAGATGGATGTTGGGAAGCTCATTCGGTTAGTTCAGGAGCGGccggaggtctggaacacccatgcggagtcgtaccatgaccgcacattgaaggaggcagcatgggagcagatagcagaggcgctatttgagcaggagtgggccgacagccgcacccgtgaccggctacaaattg tggacgatgtaaagagacggtggcgcagCTCGAGGGACCAGTTCCGTCGAGAACATGGATCCGGCGCCCGTAGTGGAGATGGTGGTCCCCAAAAACGGCGCTACATGTACTACGAccagctgttgttcctgcgggaaataatggacatgcgacc aactagcgacactctggatgcttcagaagaggaggcacggcccCAGTGTAGCCAGGCGTCCGAAGCCGCTGCTCCCCTGGTCGCCCTCACCCCGGAGGCCACTAGAGAGGATCCTGgtccagtcgcctcagcgcctgaagcaggacaaccggaccaagtggcacctagacaagcagcaccccgccgcagacgtCCTGGTAACCCACCCGCAGCTGCACAGGTGGACGCCcgtgttctggagtacctgcgCCGTGCAGCCGATGAGGACCAGCACGATTTTTTTTGCCGGAGCATggcacctttgatgcggcgggtacCAGAGGATAGGTTGGTGCGGCTGCAAATAAATATGCTGTCTTTAATCGACTGTGCGACACCCCCGCTAAGTCCAGGCCGGTGCTTTACTTCTCTGGAGCACTGGCGTAGTGTATATATGCCCTCAGCGCGTGCCCATGTGCCAAggccctcccaacctgcccccgtcttctcgcagatggcgcaataccctcctgccccaagatacctctcccctgccCCAATGCCTGGGCCAGTCCATCACTTTCCTCAATACTCCATACCTGGGCCAAGTTTACAGGCTCACATGCAGCCTCAGGGTTACCACCCGCAGTATCAACCCCAATATGCTGTGCAGGAACAGGCTCCTCAGGGCCGGGGACAGCAGAGTGGTGCGGAACGGTCGGGTTACAGCTCGCCGACCCATGCCTATCAGAATCTTTAG
- the FZD10 gene encoding frizzled-10, which yields MDITAQLSRSSLLVLLGICLCSGISSIDTDRTGDGKCQAIEIPMCKDIGYNMTRMPNLMGDENQREATIQLHEFAPLVEYGCHSHLKFFLCSLYAPMCTEEVSTPIPACRVMCEQTRLKCSRIMEQFNFKWPDSLDCSKLPIKNDPNYLCMEAPNNGSDEAPRGSSMLPPIFRPQRPSNGLDPQPKDLPSRTTCENSGKFHHVEKSASCAPLCTSGVDVYWSKDDKKFSFIWIAIWSILCFFSSAFTVLTFLIDPQRFKYPERPIIFLSMCYCVYSVGYIIRLFAGADSIACDRDSGQLYVIQEGLESTGCTIVFLILYYFGMASSLWWVILTLTWFLAAGKKWGHEAIEANSSYFHLAAWAIPAVKTIMILVMRRVAGDELTGVCYVGSMDVNALTGFVLIPLACYLIIGTSFILSGFVALFHIRRVMKTGGENTDKLEKLMVRIGVFSVLYTVPATCVIACYFYERLNMDYWKILATQDKCKLNSQTKTLDCTMTNSIPAVEIFMVKIFMLLVVGITSGMWIWTSKTLQSWQNVFSKRLKKRSRRKPASVITSTGIYKKTQHPQKLHHGKYESALQPPTCV from the coding sequence ATGGATATCACAGCTCAGCTCTCCCGATCTTCTCTGCTTGTGCTGCTTGGAATATGCCTCTGCTCAGGGATTAGCTCCATAGACACAGACCGGACTGGTGATGGAAAGTGTCAAGCCATAGAAATCCCCATGTGTAAGGACATTGGCTATAACATGACCAGGATGCCCAACCTGATGGGAGACGAGAACCAGAGGGAGGCAACGATCCAGCTCCACGAGTTTGCCCCTCTGGTAGAGTATGGTTGTCACAGTCACTTGAAGTTCTTCTTGTGCTCACTGTATGCTCCTATGTGCACCGAGGAGGTGTCCACCCCGATCCCAGCCTGTAGGGTTATGTGCGAGCAGACAAGACTCAAGTGCTCCCGGATCATGGAGCAGTTTAATTTCAAGTGGCCAGACTCTCTGGATTGCAGCAAACTGCCAATCAAAAACGATCCCAACTACCTGTGTATGGAGGCGCCAAACAATGGGTCAGATGAGGCCCCCAGAGGATCTAgcatgctgcctcctatattcaGACCACAGAGACCTAGCAATGGCCTTGACCCCCAGCCTAAGGATCTACCCAGCAGAACAACCTGTGAAAACTCAGGAAAGTTCCACCATGTGGAGAAGAGTGCTTCTTGTGCTCCTCTATGCACCTCTGGAGTAGATGTTTACTGGAGCAAGGATGACAAAAAGTTTTCCTTCATCTGGATTGCAATTTGGTCTATCCTGTGCTTCTTCTCCAGCGCTTTCACAGTGCTCACCTTCCTGATAGATCCTCAGCGCTTCAAGTATCCCGAGAGGCctattatattcttgtccatgtgCTACTGTGTGTATTCTGTAGGATACATCATCCGCCTGTTTGCTGGGGCGGACAGTATAGcttgtgatagagacagtgggcagCTGTATGTCATCCAGGAGGGTCTAGAGAGCACTGGCTGCACCATAGTGTTTCTCATTCTCTACTACTTTGGTATGGCCAGCTCCTTGTGGTGGGTGATTCTGACACTGACCTGGTTCCTGGCTGCAGGAAAAAAATGGGGACATGAAGCTATTGAGGCCAACAGTAGCTATTTTCATTTGGCCGCCTGGGCTATCCCAGCTGTGAAGACCATCATGATCCTGGTAATGAGGAGAGTAGCTGGTGATGAGCTCACAGGGGTTTGTTATGTTGGCAGCATGGATGTCAATGCTTTGACGGGCTTTGTGCTCATTCCCTTGGCCTGCTACCTCATCATTGGCACTTCTTTTATTCTCTCTGGCTTTGTGGCTCTTTTCCACATTAGGAGAGTCATGAAAACCGGAGGGGAAAACACAGACAAGCTGGAGAAACTCATGGTCAGGATTGGGGTTTTTTCTGTCCTGTACACGGTCCCTGCCACTTGTGTCATCGCTTGCTATTTCTATGAACGACTTAACATGGACTACTGGAAAATACTTGCCACACAAGATAAGTGTAAACTCAATAGTCAGACTAAAACCCTGGATTGTACAATGACAAACTCTATACCAGCTGTAGAAATTTTTATGGTTAAAATATTTATGTTATTAGTTGTAGGTATAACCAGTGGGATGTGGATATGGACTTCTAAAACTTTACAGTCATGGCagaatgttttcagcaaaaggttaAAGAAAAGGAGCAGAAGAAAACCTGCAAGTGTCATCACCAGTACAGGAATCTACAAAAAGACTCAGCACCCACAAAAACTTCACCATGGAAAATATGAATCAGCCTTACAGCCTCCCACCTGCGTATGA